The Fibrobacter sp. UWB2 genomic interval AGCCTGAGCGTCTATGCGCCAAGTCCCGAAATTGAAGGGGGGAGTCCGGACCTTTCTGGAATTCATTCGAACTATTTTACGATGGGGTATAGGTTCCATTGGGTTGAAGTGAGTGCTGGTTTCGTAATGTCGCTTGTTGAAGGTAGTATTGCTAGTTATGGCTTTACAGGCGGATTAAGTTTTTATTTGAACTAAGCGAATGAATTAAGCGAAAAAAATCCCGAGCTCGTGAGAGTCGGGATTTTTAGTGGAGTTAGAATATGAAATTCTAGCGGATTACATCATGCCGCCCATGCCCATGGACGGATCCATAGCCGGAGCTGCCGGAGCCTTCGGTTCCTTCTTTTCGGTGATCACGCAGTCAGTTGTGAGGATCATCGAAGCGATGGAGGAGGCGTTCTTGAGAGCCGTGCGAGTCACCTTAGCCGGGTCAATGACACCAGCCTTGATGAGGTCTTCGTAAGTATCGGTCTTAGCGTTATAGCCAAAGCCGTCCTTGCCTTCCTTCACCTTGTTCACCACGACAGAGCCTTCGAGGCCAGCGTTCTGGACGATCTGACGGAGCGGTTCTTCGATAGCGCGGCGGATGATTGCAGCACCAGTCTTCTGGTCGGCATTGTCGAACGTAAGAGCGTCGATAGCCTTTTCAGCGCGGATGAGAGCAACGCCACCACCCGGAACGATACCTTCTTCGACAGCGGCACGAGTTGCGTGCATAGCGTCGTCGACGCGGTCCTTCTTTTCCTTCATTTCAACTTCGGTAGCTGCACCGACCTTGATCACAGCAACGCCACCGGCGAGCTTTGCCAAGCGTTCCTGGAGCTTTTCACGGTCATAGTCGCTTGTGGTAGCTTCAATCTGCTTCTTGATCTGAGCGATACGGCCCTTGATAGAAGCGGCGTCGCCAGCACCTTCGACGATCGTGGTGTTGTCCTTCGTGATGGTGATGGACTTTGCCTTACCGAGAACGGTAACCGGAGCATCTTCGAGCTTTGCACCCGTGTCTTCGGAGACGAGCATACCGCCAGTGAGGATAGCGATATCTTCGAGCATTGCCTTACGACGGTCACCAAAGCCCGGAGCCTTAACGGCAGCAACCTTCAAGGTGCCACGCATCTTGTTCACAACGAGCGTTGCGAGAGCTTCGCCATCGACGTCTTCGGCGATGATGAGGAGAGACTTGCCTTGCTTTGCAACGTGTTCGAGCATCGGGAGCAAATCCTTCATGGTAGAAATCTTCTTGTCGTACAGGAGAATGTACGGATTTTCGAGAGCGACTTCCATGCTGTCCGTGTTCGTGACGAAGTACGGAGAGAGGTAGCCACGGTCGAACTGCATACCTTCGACAACGTCGAGGACAGTTTCAGCAGTCTTGGATTCTTCGATGGTGATGACGCCATCGTTGCCGACCTTTTCCATAGCGTTGGCGAGGAGTTCGCCAATTTCCGGGTCGTTGTTAGCAGAAATCGTTGCGACCTGGGCGATGTGTTCCTTGCCGTTGATCTTGACGGCCATCTTGCCGACTTCCTTGATTACAGCTTCGACAGCAGCGTCCATACCGCGCTTGATGTCCATCGGGTTTGCACCAGCAGCGACGTTCTTGAGGCCTTCGCGAGTGATTGCCTGAGCGAGAACGGTTGCTGTCGTGGTACCGTCACCAGCAGCGTCAGAAGTCTTGTTGGCAACTTCCTTAGCCATCTGAGCACCGAGATTTTCGTATGCGTCTTCGAGTTCGACTTCCTTAGCGACAGAAACGCCGTCTTTAGTGACGTTCGGAGCACCGAAAGAACGTGCAATCATGACGTTACGGCCCTTAGGACCGAGAGTAACCTTAACTGCATTGGCGAGCTTGTCAACGCCCTTCATGAGGGATTCGCGAGCTGCTACATCAAACTTCAATTGCTTTGCCATTTTTGTATTTCCTTTTTAAAATTCTTTTGGTTGCCTATTAGAGCGTTGCGATAACGTCGGATTCCTTGACGATGAGGTAGTTTTCGCCGTCGACGGTAACTTCAGTACCGCTGTACTTGCCGTAAAGCACCACGTCGCCAACCTTGACTTCCATAGCGACGACTTCGCCCTTGTCGTTCTTGCGACCCGGACCTACGGCCACGACCTTACCCTGCATCGGCTTTTCCTTTGCATTATCCGGAATGAAGAGACCGGAGGAGGTCTTCTGTTCGGCTTCTGCCGGCTTGACAACGATTCGATCTGCTAAAGGCTTGATCATTATTTTTATCCTCTTTTGAGCTTTTGCCCAGTTAAATTGCTTGGCCCAATTGATTGTTGGAGTTGTTCCAAATTGGACCATTTCTTTTGTTACACCGCTTTTAGAGCAATTTCCGTGCCAATATATAAATAGGCGTATCTTTGGGGAGATAGACAGATGTTTTTACTTAAGACGTTCAATTTTGAAACTCGAAGGAGAAAACGCCTAATCCGTTTTTGCGTACGTGTTTAAAAAAGAAACGTAAATATATGGGGCCAAAACACGACCATAAATTGTAAAAAAATGTTTTTTACGTACGAATTTTTTATCTTTAACCCCACGTAAGGGTGTTTGAATACACTTATATAAAAAGGGTTTTTGAATGAAAATAGTTCTTCCTGTTGCTGGAAATGGCATTCGCCTACGTCCATATACGGAAAATCTGCCAAAGTGCTTGCTTCCTGTTGCCGGCAAGACAATCATTGATTGGATTGTCGATGGTGCTCTTTTTTTGAATCCTTCTGAGACGATTTTTATTACGGGGTATAAGGCTTCTGTTGTTGATGAATTTTTGAAACAGAGACCGGAATGGGGTGCTGTCCGTACGGTGGTCCAGTCCAATCCGCAAGGCCTGGGTGAGGCAATTAGCCTTGCTCTCCCGTATGTGAACGACGATGAACCGCTTTTAATTATCCTCGGCGATACGCTTTTTGAAGCCGATTTGTCAATCCTTAAAAACGTGGATGAGAATATTCTCTACACGTTCAAGGTGGCAGATCCGAAGCGTTTTGGCGTAGCTGTGACGGATAAGAATGGCCGTATCGAACGCCTTGTGGAAAAGCCACAGGAATTCGTTTCGGACGAAGCTATAGTTGGTATTTATTACATCAAGGATGTTAAGGCCCTCAAGGAAGCCTTGAACTATCTCATGCAGAACGATATCCGTACGAAGGGCGAATTCCAGTTGACGGATGCCCTTGAACGCATGATCCAGGGTGGCTGCAAGTTCCGCACGGCTCCGGTCGAAAAATGGCTGGATTGTGGCCTTGTCGAAACTCTGCTTGCAACGAACGCTCACATTTTGCAGCGCAATGAAAAGTCTGCACCGAAGTTCGAAAGTTCCGAAATCATCATGCCTTGCCATATTGGCAAGAACGTGGTCATCAAGAATTCCAAGGTCGGTCCTAACGTGTCGGTCGGGGATGGCTGCGTGATTGAAAACTCTGAAGTCAGCGACGCCATTCTCTGGGATGGTGTGAAAGTTGCAAACCAGAAGCTTGCGGGCGCTGTGATTCACGAATAATTCTTGAATGGTGCTGCGCAGGGCTGCGCGGCTCGCTCGAATTGCAATTATAAAAGGACATCGCTTAGCGATGCCCTTTTTTCTTTCGTCTTTAGTCTGTAGCTCGCTTGCGAGCGTTCTCTCGTCTATTACAGCACGTCTACAGTTACTTTGTACATAGGCTTGTCCTTGTAACTGCGGAGAGCTTCTCTCGGGGCCGTGATGACTTTCAGGTTTTTCTTCGTGATGCCCGGCTGAGCGCGTAAGACCTTGAGGAGGTCGGCGTTGCGCTTCGATGCCATTTGCGGGAGAACCTTCATCATGTAGTTCTTGTCGATTTCGGCGGAGTGTTCCTTGACGTAGGCCTGGAACTCCTTGTCCTTTTCTTTAATTTCTTCGATGGCCCTGTAGTCGAGTTCGTTCAGTTCCGTCTTGTTGTTCTTTTGCTTATAGAAATCGATCTTGAGCTGTTTGACCTTGTATTCCTTGGCGGTCTTTCTCGGGTTGTAGTACTGCGTGAAGGTCAGCATCAGGTTCGGGTCCTTCTGGATCATTTCCGTCATCTTGGTGGCCTTGGCGTACTGTTCGCTGGTGAACGTATCTGTGTTTGCGTCAATCAGCACTTCATCGTTCTTGCCGAGGTCAAAGCCGAGCGCGCTTGCGCCTGCCATGGCGAGGTTTCCAACGAGTCTGAACGGAGAAATAGCGACCTTCACGAGCAGGTTCACGACGGTCTTCCAGATGATTTTGCCGTAAGAGAATTCAGGGTCATCGAGGTTGCCTTTGACCGGCACGTCGAACTGGATTTTGTCGTCCTTGTCCTTCAAGATGTAGAGACCGATTTTCATCGGGACGGTGTATTCCGGATCGATGTCGTCCACCTTGTTGCCGACGGTGATGTTGTAAATGTCAATCGTGTTCTTGCTGTCGATGTTGCGGTCGACAATCTTGTTTTCGCTTGCGAAGGCGAGGGTGCCTGCCTTGAGCGGGTAAGCCGTGTAGTGCAACGAGTAGTTCGAGAAGTGCTTGAGCACGAGGTTCTTCACGCTGATGTAGATGTCCATCGTGTTCAGGTTGCTGAGTGCTCCGTGGTACTTGAGCGAGAGACTGCCACCTTCGGGGAATGCGGCAGAAACGTTCACGTTGCAAGGCGTGTCGTAGTTGATGTTCTGGCCGGTAACGGTAATGGCGCTCACCTTGTAGTTGAACGGACGGATAATGGTGTGATCGGTGATGGTGATGTAAGTGTTCTTGACGAGGAGCTTGTTTATCTTCGCCTTGAGCTTCTTTGCGGCGGCGGGCTTTTCTGCTGTAGTTGTTGCGCTAGTCGAATCAGCGACGACCTTTGTTGTATCTGTGGGTTCTTGCTTTGCAGCTTCTGCAACTGGTTCTGCCTGCGTAGAATCGGCGGCGGTTGTATCCGTCATGCTTCCGGCCTTGTTCTTCGGGGTGAGGAGTACGTCAATGTTTGTCTTGCCGTCCTTGTACAGGTCGATGTGGGCGAAGGCACCATCTACGATGACGGAGTCGATGAGGTATTCGTTGTCGACGAGGTTTGCCTTGTTGATTCCGACAGTGACGTTTTCTGCGCCCATCTTGCTTCCGCTGACTTCGGTGAGGTCAATCTTGTCGAGCGAGACCTTGCCCTTGACATTGGAGGCGAGGATGCTGTTGATGTTACCGCTGATGGCGATTTGAGCCGAGAGGTAACCCGCAAAATCCTTGTAGTTGATGGAATCGTTCAGGTACGGCTTGATGCAGGAGAGTGCAAATCTATTCAGGTTCAGGAAGATGTTGAAGTCGTAGGTGGCCATGTTGGCATCGACCTTCACGTTCAGGTCGCCACCGTCTGCAAACTTGAGGCTCACGTCGACGCCGGTCGAGTTGTCTTCGAGATAAATGGCCGGGATATTGATGGAAAAGTCCTTGAGGTGGAATTTGGAGCCGACTTTTGTATCCTGGTAGATGATGTTGCCCTTGTCAAATACGATGTTTCTCAGGCTGAGCTTGACGGGGAGCCCTGCGGCGATTTCAGCAGCGCTCTTGCTGCTGTCCGATTCGACCTTCTTTTCTTCGGGGTGCTCGGCGTAATAGATGCTGTCCTTTTGGGCGAGGAAGTCTAGAATATCGGAGAAGTTGAAGCGTTCTCCGTGCTGCGTGGTGCGAACATAGAGGGCCTTCATGTAGATGTCGCTGATGTCAAGCGTTCTCGTGAAGAGCTTTAGCGGGTTGATGTTCATACTGAACTTGTCGAACGCGACAAAGCGGGTCTTGTCGTCCGCTTCCATGACCGCGAGTGTATCTACGTCCAAAACGTAGGTAAACGGGTTCAGGCTGATGTTCTTGATGGTGATGCTTCGGCCAATCATTTCCTTGGAGTGCTCTTCGATGTAGCTACGGGCAATCTTGGGCGCTACGAGAAGTGTGACGAAGTAGAGGAGGATCAAAGATCCTAATACAATGAGGGTGATTTTGAGTGGCTTTTTCATAGTATAAAATCTAAATATAATTGTGATAAAAATGTTATGTTCCCTGTGGTAAACATGTCTGTCGCGATTTGTTTTCCGTCCTTGTCTGAAAAAAGTTATTCTTAGAGTATGGACGCGAAAATTCATTATTGTCATCCGGGTTATGTTCCTTCAGGAGCAAAGTCTTTTTTGGTCGCCTTTTCGGAAGGCTCCTCTTTGCCGTCGGTCAAGTTCAATATTCTAGATAGCGAAAATCGCGTTGTTTACGAAGGTTTGGCCGAAAACTTGCAGCGCTGTGAATACACCGGCGAGACTCTGTTCAAGGGTGACTTTTCGGCGGTCAAAACCCCGGGGCGTTACCAGATTGCCTTGGTAGACTTTGATGCGAAGTCGCATTTGTTTGAAGTCTCGGATGAATGGATGAATCGCGAACTCAAGGCGAATATCAAGTCGTTCTATTACCAGCGGAGCGGTGTCGAGCTGCCAGAGCGTTTGGCGGGTGTTTGGGCACGCCCTGCGGCGCACTTGGACTCAGCTCTCGAATTTCATCCGACAATGGAACGCGCTGGGCTTTGGAATGCCCATGGCGGCTGGTACGATGCGGGCGATTACGGCAAGTATATTGTGAATGGTGGCGTCAGCGTTGCGACATTGATGCTTGGCTGTGAACTCAAGAAACCGAATGAACTGCCGGAAAGTTTGCTTGATGAAATTCGTTTTGAACTTGAATTTTTCTTGCGCATGCAGGATGAAGATGGTGGCGTGTTCTTCAAGGTGACTCCTTACCGTTGGGATGGCTTTGTGACGCCTACGGAATCGGATGCTTCTCAAAAGCGCTATATCCTTGGAAAGTCAACGTCTTCGACTTTGAATTTTGTGGGAGCGCTTGCTCAGGCTCACCACGTCTATGCCAATGTCGATTGTGATTTTGCGGAAAAATGCTTGTTCGCTGCTATCCGTGCGTACCTTTGGTCCGAAAAAAATCCTGAAGTCGATTGGCCGCACAATACAGAAGGCAGTGGCGGCTATGGTGATTCGGATTTAGGCGATGACTTTTTCTGGGCTCGTGCCATGTTGTATCGCGAACTGAAAAACGTTGAAAGTATCGCTGATGTGAATGTTTCAGGCTTGCTTGAACGTTTGGAAAGTCAACTTCCGGTAGATATGGACACGTACCTGCCGACATACGGATTGCAATGGCGATCGACACAGAACCTGGCCTGGTTTGCGCTTGCGACAATGGATTGCAAGTGGACGGAACGCGCCCGTATGGCGTTCAAGTACACGGCCGAAGAAATTTTGCATTTGCAAAAGGAAGACCCGTATGGACTTTCAATTCGCAAGTTCATCTGGGGGAGCAATGGCGATATTGCAAACCATGCGCTGACGCTTTATTTGGCGTATGAATGGTTTAATGATTCGAAGTATCGCGATGCGGCGATGGAACAGATTGAATTTATTTATGGCAAGAATCCTGTAGACGTGAGCTTTGTGACGGGCTCTGCTTGGAGTTCCCCGAAGTTCCCGCATCACCGCATTAGCCATTCCGATGGCGTTGATGAACCGGTGCCTGGGCTTGTCGTTGGTGGAATTAATGAAGACCGCCAGGATTTGCATAGGAATCCGCATTACATGGGGGAGGCTCGTGGCATGTCTTATGCAGACGAGCAATGTTCCTTTGCCAGTAACGAAGTTGCTATCAACTGGAGCGCTCCTCTGACAGCGGCATTGCTGCTGTTAAGCGCTTAATTGAAATTGTCATGTCTGCCGGAGCCTGTCCTGAGCGTAGCCGAAGGATGCGGGCATCTCCCTCTAGTTATTTCTTGCCTTGCTTTGCCGGCACTTTGGCGGGCGTCTTGACGTCGCCTTTCTTTTCTTTCGGCTGTTCTTTCGCTGTAGCCTTGGGCGTATCTTTGGATGGCTCTTTGGCTTTTGCCGATGTTTTTTCTTGCGTCTTGCTTGAATCTTTCACAGCTTCTTTTGTTGTTTCTTTGGCTGTTGCTTTTTCAGAATCCTTGACGGCTTCTTTTTCTGATTCGACTTTTATCTTGTCCTCAATTTTCGGCAGGAGTTTTTGCAAGTTGACGTTCGAGCGGAATTCACGCTTGTATTCGGCGTAAGAACGGATAGGCTTGTAATAAGAAGAATCAACCGCTTCGAGTGTGTCTGTATTAAACAAGTCGAAATACGAGGCGAAAAGAGCTGCCCAACTGCGGAGCCAATCCTTGCGAGATTCGCGGTTGCTATACCAGCAGTTTGGATTGTAAGTGTAATGATGGATGTCCTTTGTAACGTAGACAGGACTGTTGCCGGAAAGCTTTTGGAATATTCTCTTGACTCTGTATGTTGACGATGCTCCGGTCAAAAGAAGGACTGTGTCGGCTTTGTGCTTTTTGAGCCAAGGGACGAGCGAATAGGCTTCGCTAATGGTAGAAGGATCGTTGTGCGGAACGAGAAAAACGGCGTTACTGTCGAATGATCCGAGCTTCATGAAGTCATCGGCGTAGAATTCGGAATTGCTGCGTTCACGGTAGACGCGGCGACCAAGAAGGAGGACGGAATCGGCTTTGCCTTCTTTGACGAGATTTGCGGCGTAGTCGCTGCGTTCAAGATCTGCGGTTTGTCCATCGAGAACGGCAACCCATTTAACGTGTCCTATTTCATCATCTTCGACAAGCCAATGACCGCTTTTTTCGAAAATGGCGTATGTAAGGACTGCAATAACAAACAAAATCAGCAGTACGATGCCAATGCTGAAGTTCTTTTTCTTTTGGTTGCTCTTATCTGATTTTAAAATTTTTGACAAAATAATTACCTGCAGAACTTGTACAATGCGGCGTCTTCGCCATCGGAATAATATTTCTTGCGGACGCTATACAGCTTGAGCCCGTGCTTCTCGTAAAAGGCGCGTGCCTTGGCGTTACCGTCACGGACTTCCAAAAAGCATTGGTCGCCATTTTCGGTGAGTTTGTCCAAACCCGCTTTCAAAAGTTGACTACCGATGCCTTTGCGCTGTTCTGATGCGCGAGTGGCGATACTCAAAAGCTCGGAATCGGGTCCGAGCAAATGGAATATGGCATAACCTAAAAGCTTGGCTTCATCTTCACAAACAACGCAATATGCATAGCTTGCGCGGATTTCCGATAGAAATTGCTTTTCGTTCCAATCCTGAAACGCAAGTTCCCGTTGCAATTCGAGAACTTGTGGCAAGTCGTTTTCAGTCATCTCGCGCAGTCGCATTGTGATTACACCTTCAACTTCTCGAAGTACGAGGGCTGGATGTAGTTTGCTTCTTGAATGAGCGAAGGCTTCACCGTATCAAAAAGCGGAGCCCACATGTTGAGCTTCTTGTCGGTGTCGAGAACCGTTGCGATTCCCTTGTCCTTGAAAACGGCGATGAGCGCTTCGTCTGCAAGTGCGGCTGCATCGACAACGGCGTTCTTCACAGAACTTGCCTGGAGTCGTGCAACGACATCAGCGGTTTCGATAAAGCTCTCTTCGTTGTTCAAACGCAAGTACCAGAAGCCATTGCGTGCGCGAATCACGACAGCGACAGATTCATCGGTGGCGCCAGCAAAGCAGGCGAGGGCCTGCAATGTCGTTACGCCATAGAGGTCGCGTTTGCCGCTAAAGCAAAGCCCTTGGCAGAACGCGACTCCCGTGCGCAGTCCGCTGAATGAACCCGGTCCGACTGTCACCATGACGCGTTTCACGTCATCGAGAGAGGCTCCGACTTTAGCCAAGAGATTGTCCAGGCTTGCGCTCAGGATTTCGCCCTTGGCGGACGGATCGACCATTTCTTCGTACACGGAGTCTGCGCTCAGTGCCATCGAGATTCCCTTTCGGGATGTATCTACAAAAAGATCGAAGTTCATGACTAACGCTTAATCTCCAAGCTCTTGTCGATGATGAGGTCGATGAGCTGGCTGTAGGTGATGCCAACGCAAGCAGCCTGTTGCGGCAACAGCGATGTCGGAGTCATGCCTGGGAGCGTGTTCGTTTCAATTGCAAAGAGCTCGCCGTCCTTCGTGATGCGGACGTCCGTGCGGCTATAGCCTGCACCGCCCAAAGCGTAGTGGGCGTTCTTCACAAGTTCCTGAATGCGTGCGGTGAGTTCCGGTGCAAATTCAGCCGGAGTGACTTCCTGGCATTCGCCGTTGTACTTTGCTTCGAAGTCGAAGTATTCACGGGTTGTCATGCGCATTTCGGTCGGCGGAAGCGGCTTTTCGCCTTCAATGTAACCGCAGCTAGCTTCGCCACCGGCGATGAACTTTTCGCAGAGCAAACGGTTAGAATCCTTGAACAAGTCTTGGGCAATCTTGCCTGCTTCGTCGAGATTCTTCGCAATGCCGATGCCGATGGAGGAACCTCCCAGCGGGTCCTTGATAACGAGCGGGAATCCGAGTTCGTCGGCAACGCTTACGAGCGTGTCGCCGGTAAAGTTGTGCTTCCAGATCACGCGGTAAGGCGGAGTCGGGATGCCGTTTGCACGGTAAATTTCCTTGGACTTGATTTTGTCCATGGCGAGGGCCGATGCCAAAAGGCCGCAGCCCGTGTACGGAATGTTCCAGTTTTCGAGCATGGCCTGGATGTGACCGTCTTCGCCCCACTTGCCGTGGAGGGCGAGGAATGCGATATCTGCCGACGGAAGTTCCGAAAGTGCCGGGGACTTCTTCTTGTTGGCGGCAGTGCCTTCGAGGCTGTGGAAATAGTTTTCCGAGAAATTTGCCTTCTGGTACGGAGAAAGTTCACGGGAAGACCAATGCCAGGTGCCGTCCTTGTCAATGAGCACCGGGTGGATGTTGTACCTTTCCGGATCCATGGCGCGCACAACGCCAGTACCGCTAACGACAGAAACATCATGTTCAGTAGATGGACCGCCCATCAATACCAAAACGCGTAAACGGGACATAAAAACCTCACTAAAAATCTTTGCGATTTAATCTAGTAATTTAACGCAAACTCTTGCCGGAATGAACGGGCAAAATCTATATTGAAATAAATAGGTGTTGAAAAAGGAGTTCTTATGCGAGTTTTTGTAACGGGTGGTACAGGTTTTATTGGTCATTACGTGGTCAAGGCTCTTTTGGAGAAGGGACACGAAGTTGTCATTGCTACGCGCCACCCGAACAAGGTGCCGACATTAAGGGCTAATCCGAACGTCTCATTTGTCGAGGCGGCACTCACGGATTTCGAAAAGATGGGCGAGGGCCTGATTGGCTGTGACGCCTGCATTCATGTGGCTCTTGGTTGGGGCGATTCCCCGAGCGCCATGCTCATGAACGATACCCGTGCAACGGTTGCACTCCTAGAAATGTCCGCTCGCGCTGGCTGTGAAAAGTTCATCATG includes:
- the groL gene encoding chaperonin GroEL (60 kDa chaperone family; promotes refolding of misfolded polypeptides especially under stressful conditions; forms two stacked rings of heptamers to form a barrel-shaped 14mer; ends can be capped by GroES; misfolded proteins enter the barrel where they are refolded when GroES binds) codes for the protein MAKQLKFDVAARESLMKGVDKLANAVKVTLGPKGRNVMIARSFGAPNVTKDGVSVAKEVELEDAYENLGAQMAKEVANKTSDAAGDGTTTATVLAQAITREGLKNVAAGANPMDIKRGMDAAVEAVIKEVGKMAVKINGKEHIAQVATISANNDPEIGELLANAMEKVGNDGVITIEESKTAETVLDVVEGMQFDRGYLSPYFVTNTDSMEVALENPYILLYDKKISTMKDLLPMLEHVAKQGKSLLIIAEDVDGEALATLVVNKMRGTLKVAAVKAPGFGDRRKAMLEDIAILTGGMLVSEDTGAKLEDAPVTVLGKAKSITITKDNTTIVEGAGDAASIKGRIAQIKKQIEATTSDYDREKLQERLAKLAGGVAVIKVGAATEVEMKEKKDRVDDAMHATRAAVEEGIVPGGGVALIRAEKAIDALTFDNADQKTGAAIIRRAIEEPLRQIVQNAGLEGSVVVNKVKEGKDGFGYNAKTDTYEDLIKAGVIDPAKVTRTALKNASSIASMILTTDCVITEKKEPKAPAAPAMDPSMGMGGMM
- the groES gene encoding co-chaperone GroES; protein product: MIKPLADRIVVKPAEAEQKTSSGLFIPDNAKEKPMQGKVVAVGPGRKNDKGEVVAMEVKVGDVVLYGKYSGTEVTVDGENYLIVKESDVIATL
- a CDS encoding sugar nucleotidyltransferase, translating into MKIVLPVAGNGIRLRPYTENLPKCLLPVAGKTIIDWIVDGALFLNPSETIFITGYKASVVDEFLKQRPEWGAVRTVVQSNPQGLGEAISLALPYVNDDEPLLIILGDTLFEADLSILKNVDENILYTFKVADPKRFGVAVTDKNGRIERLVEKPQEFVSDEAIVGIYYIKDVKALKEALNYLMQNDIRTKGEFQLTDALERMIQGGCKFRTAPVEKWLDCGLVETLLATNAHILQRNEKSAPKFESSEIIMPCHIGKNVVIKNSKVGPNVSVGDGCVIENSEVSDAILWDGVKVANQKLAGAVIHE
- a CDS encoding DUF748 domain-containing protein produces the protein MKKPLKITLIVLGSLILLYFVTLLVAPKIARSYIEEHSKEMIGRSITIKNISLNPFTYVLDVDTLAVMEADDKTRFVAFDKFSMNINPLKLFTRTLDISDIYMKALYVRTTQHGERFNFSDILDFLAQKDSIYYAEHPEEKKVESDSSKSAAEIAAGLPVKLSLRNIVFDKGNIIYQDTKVGSKFHLKDFSINIPAIYLEDNSTGVDVSLKFADGGDLNVKVDANMATYDFNIFLNLNRFALSCIKPYLNDSINYKDFAGYLSAQIAISGNINSILASNVKGKVSLDKIDLTEVSGSKMGAENVTVGINKANLVDNEYLIDSVIVDGAFAHIDLYKDGKTNIDVLLTPKNKAGSMTDTTAADSTQAEPVAEAAKQEPTDTTKVVADSTSATTTAEKPAAAKKLKAKINKLLVKNTYITITDHTIIRPFNYKVSAITVTGQNINYDTPCNVNVSAAFPEGGSLSLKYHGALSNLNTMDIYISVKNLVLKHFSNYSLHYTAYPLKAGTLAFASENKIVDRNIDSKNTIDIYNITVGNKVDDIDPEYTVPMKIGLYILKDKDDKIQFDVPVKGNLDDPEFSYGKIIWKTVVNLLVKVAISPFRLVGNLAMAGASALGFDLGKNDEVLIDANTDTFTSEQYAKATKMTEMIQKDPNLMLTFTQYYNPRKTAKEYKVKQLKIDFYKQKNNKTELNELDYRAIEEIKEKDKEFQAYVKEHSAEIDKNYMMKVLPQMASKRNADLLKVLRAQPGITKKNLKVITAPREALRSYKDKPMYKVTVDVL
- a CDS encoding glycoside hydrolase family 9 protein, translating into MDAKIHYCHPGYVPSGAKSFLVAFSEGSSLPSVKFNILDSENRVVYEGLAENLQRCEYTGETLFKGDFSAVKTPGRYQIALVDFDAKSHLFEVSDEWMNRELKANIKSFYYQRSGVELPERLAGVWARPAAHLDSALEFHPTMERAGLWNAHGGWYDAGDYGKYIVNGGVSVATLMLGCELKKPNELPESLLDEIRFELEFFLRMQDEDGGVFFKVTPYRWDGFVTPTESDASQKRYILGKSTSSTLNFVGALAQAHHVYANVDCDFAEKCLFAAIRAYLWSEKNPEVDWPHNTEGSGGYGDSDLGDDFFWARAMLYRELKNVESIADVNVSGLLERLESQLPVDMDTYLPTYGLQWRSTQNLAWFALATMDCKWTERARMAFKYTAEEILHLQKEDPYGLSIRKFIWGSNGDIANHALTLYLAYEWFNDSKYRDAAMEQIEFIYGKNPVDVSFVTGSAWSSPKFPHHRISHSDGVDEPVPGLVVGGINEDRQDLHRNPHYMGEARGMSYADEQCSFASNEVAINWSAPLTAALLLLSA
- a CDS encoding ElyC/SanA/YdcF family protein, which codes for MSKILKSDKSNQKKKNFSIGIVLLILFVIAVLTYAIFEKSGHWLVEDDEIGHVKWVAVLDGQTADLERSDYAANLVKEGKADSVLLLGRRVYRERSNSEFYADDFMKLGSFDSNAVFLVPHNDPSTISEAYSLVPWLKKHKADTVLLLTGASSTYRVKRIFQKLSGNSPVYVTKDIHHYTYNPNCWYSNRESRKDWLRSWAALFASYFDLFNTDTLEAVDSSYYKPIRSYAEYKREFRSNVNLQKLLPKIEDKIKVESEKEAVKDSEKATAKETTKEAVKDSSKTQEKTSAKAKEPSKDTPKATAKEQPKEKKGDVKTPAKVPAKQGKK
- the rimI gene encoding ribosomal protein S18-alanine N-acetyltransferase, which codes for MRLREMTENDLPQVLELQRELAFQDWNEKQFLSEIRASYAYCVVCEDEAKLLGYAIFHLLGPDSELLSIATRASEQRKGIGSQLLKAGLDKLTENGDQCFLEVRDGNAKARAFYEKHGLKLYSVRKKYYSDGEDAALYKFCR
- the tsaB gene encoding tRNA (adenosine(37)-N6)-threonylcarbamoyltransferase complex dimerization subunit type 1 TsaB, producing the protein MNFDLFVDTSRKGISMALSADSVYEEMVDPSAKGEILSASLDNLLAKVGASLDDVKRVMVTVGPGSFSGLRTGVAFCQGLCFSGKRDLYGVTTLQALACFAGATDESVAVVIRARNGFWYLRLNNEESFIETADVVARLQASSVKNAVVDAAALADEALIAVFKDKGIATVLDTDKKLNMWAPLFDTVKPSLIQEANYIQPSYFEKLKV
- a CDS encoding D-alanine--D-alanine ligase encodes the protein MSRLRVLVLMGGPSTEHDVSVVSGTGVVRAMDPERYNIHPVLIDKDGTWHWSSRELSPYQKANFSENYFHSLEGTAANKKKSPALSELPSADIAFLALHGKWGEDGHIQAMLENWNIPYTGCGLLASALAMDKIKSKEIYRANGIPTPPYRVIWKHNFTGDTLVSVADELGFPLVIKDPLGGSSIGIGIAKNLDEAGKIAQDLFKDSNRLLCEKFIAGGEASCGYIEGEKPLPPTEMRMTTREYFDFEAKYNGECQEVTPAEFAPELTARIQELVKNAHYALGGAGYSRTDVRITKDGELFAIETNTLPGMTPTSLLPQQAACVGITYSQLIDLIIDKSLEIKR